From the Chryseobacterium sp. G0201 genome, the window AGCCGGCAACTCCAAGTATGTCTCCGGCTCCGCTTGTGGACAGAGACGGCAATGTAAATTTGACTCAATTACAGATTGAAGAGCGTAAAAAATATGAGGTTCTTGCAGATTCTATCGATGAATCTAACCCTGGATCTATTGTCAATTTTGGAGCTGATCTTCAGAGAACTTTGTCTAATCAGAGTGATAGTTTCTTAGGAAATGTAAGAAGATCAAATTCCGGAGAAGTAGGAGAGCTTATCAATAATCTATTGGTAGAGCTTAATTATGTAGATGTAGATGAATTAAATCAGAATAAATTCAAAAGCTTTTTAAGCAAACTGCCGTTCATGAAGAGTATTGTGACGCAGATCGAGAATTTATTTACAAAATATGATAAGATCGTTAATAATATCGATCAGATCGCTTATAAAGTAAATGCAGGAATCATTACTTCTACCAAGGATAATGCTGTTTTGCAGACTATTTTTGAAAGTAATGTGAATGCCATCAAGCAGATCGAAGAATTGGTGATCGTCGGAAATCTTAGAATGGAAAAAGCAGGAGCTGAATTGGCTCAAATGGAAGCTGCTCCACAGACTTATCAGGATTATCAAATTGCTGATAAGAGAGATTTTATCGCGAGATTAGACAGAAGACTTGCGGATCTTAAAGTGGTTCGTCTGATCATGATGCAGTCTCTTCCGCAGATCAGATTGGTTCAAAACAACAACGTTTCTATCGCTGAAAAAGCACAGACAATCTTGAC encodes:
- a CDS encoding toxic anion resistance protein; protein product: MDNQENQPIDPLGSIEPLKTFEPAPMAPPTPVQPATPSMSPAPLVDRDGNVNLTQLQIEERKKYEVLADSIDESNPGSIVNFGADLQRTLSNQSDSFLGNVRRSNSGEVGELINNLLVELNYVDVDELNQNKFKSFLSKLPFMKSIVTQIENLFTKYDKIVNNIDQIAYKVNAGIITSTKDNAVLQTIFESNVNAIKQIEELVIVGNLRMEKAGAELAQMEAAPQTYQDYQIADKRDFIARLDRRLADLKVVRLIMMQSLPQIRLVQNNNVSIAEKAQTILTTTLPLWKNQLSLAVAMYRQQQNIEIQQKVSATTEEILRKNAERLGQNSVNVARANEQTIVSVDVLRETTAKLIGTLNEVKQIQKQGAEGRRKLDQDLQTLEHELKANVRG